A single genomic interval of Bacteroidia bacterium harbors:
- a CDS encoding glycosyltransferase family 2 protein — protein MTEQNKISIIIVNYNVKDFILACLDSVCKFSDNLNLEIIVVDNNSTDGSAIEIKKKFPQVILIENNFNAGFSGANNQGIKASTGDFIFLLNPDTEVCEHALTKLFEFAQSNKSKVIIAPQLLNTNQSIQPSAWKNPSIFNLISGAFFLHHFFNFSYYYIENYQHSFEAKTLSGAALFFHKNLIRKIGFLDENLFWMEDIDFCYRAQSVGEIYYFSESKIIHHGGQSSIQNYKITISNQLMSKLKFFKKHTRKIIFLTAYFFVLIHIILHIFIFSMMFPFSKLARKKWNAYIFTLKKYFSYIINNDLKIV, from the coding sequence ATGACTGAACAAAATAAAATTTCAATTATAATTGTAAATTACAACGTAAAAGACTTTATTCTCGCGTGTTTGGATTCTGTTTGCAAATTTTCAGACAACTTAAATTTAGAAATAATTGTTGTAGATAATAATTCAACTGACGGAAGTGCTATTGAAATCAAAAAAAAATTTCCGCAAGTTATTTTGATAGAAAATAATTTCAATGCCGGTTTTTCCGGAGCCAACAATCAAGGAATAAAAGCTTCCACTGGCGATTTTATTTTTCTGCTCAATCCAGATACAGAAGTCTGCGAACACGCGCTTACAAAATTGTTTGAGTTTGCTCAATCGAATAAAAGCAAAGTAATCATTGCTCCTCAATTGTTGAATACAAATCAATCTATTCAGCCTTCTGCATGGAAAAATCCGAGTATTTTTAATTTAATTTCAGGAGCATTTTTTCTACATCATTTTTTTAATTTTAGTTATTATTATATTGAAAATTACCAACATTCTTTTGAAGCAAAAACGCTTTCAGGTGCTGCCTTATTTTTCCATAAAAATCTTATTCGGAAAATTGGTTTTTTAGATGAAAATTTATTTTGGATGGAAGACATTGATTTTTGCTATAGAGCACAATCTGTAGGAGAAATCTATTATTTTTCGGAATCAAAAATCATACATCATGGCGGACAAAGTTCTATCCAAAATTATAAAATTACCATTTCCAATCAATTGATGAGTAAGTTAAAATTTTTCAAAAAACATACTCGAAAAATTATTTTTTTGACGGCTTATTTTTTTGTTTTAATACACATCATTTTGCATATTTTTATTTTTTCAATGATGTTTCCTTTTTCAAAATTAGCAAGGAAAAAATGGAATGCCTATATTTTCACTTTGAAAAAATATTTTTCTTATATAATAAATAACGATTTGAAAATCGTATAA
- a CDS encoding O-antigen ligase family protein produces the protein MTTDTGYEIPTYFITRMSSLLLTPVLFGTIMALSCTYYYYKISYYEFYWFNYVTFILLFLCLLLSVSRGALISFLAASAFISVSVVHRKVKLIGGLIFTMLIVLVFTSFYATNSLKLVQWICHSSVETANMQAGVTRVNRWQVSLLDFKNQPQGYGFGKTGAVAYRYFINSPSIPAARYTTDGWYLKTACETGVYGLLSYLILAGTFLFYTLKKVIKNKSPNLIFTLGIFFVINIQNIASNTLDFYPYIIVYWLIIGFSINERSVVVAND, from the coding sequence ATGACGACTGATACAGGATATGAAATTCCCACTTATTTCATAACTCGAATGAGTTCACTTCTATTAACACCTGTATTATTTGGAACTATAATGGCTTTGTCTTGTACTTATTACTACTACAAAATAAGTTATTACGAATTTTATTGGTTTAATTACGTAACATTCATCCTTCTATTTCTATGCCTCTTACTAAGTGTTTCTCGTGGAGCTCTAATTTCATTCCTAGCGGCATCTGCATTCATAAGTGTTTCTGTTGTTCATCGAAAAGTAAAATTAATTGGTGGATTAATTTTCACGATGCTTATAGTGCTCGTTTTTACGTCTTTCTATGCTACAAATAGTTTAAAGTTAGTTCAATGGATTTGTCATTCTTCTGTTGAAACAGCAAATATGCAAGCAGGTGTTACAAGAGTTAATCGTTGGCAAGTGTCCTTACTTGATTTTAAAAACCAGCCACAAGGTTATGGATTTGGAAAAACAGGAGCCGTTGCTTATAGATATTTTATAAATTCACCTTCAATCCCTGCTGCCAGATATACTACCGATGGATGGTATTTAAAAACAGCCTGCGAAACGGGAGTTTATGGATTATTGAGTTATCTCATATTAGCTGGGACATTTCTTTTTTATACTTTGAAAAAAGTAATAAAAAACAAGTCGCCAAATTTAATTTTTACACTTGGAATTTTTTTTGTAATTAATATCCAAAATATAGCAAGTAACACCTTAGATTTTTATCCTTATATTATCGTTTACTGGCTAATAATAGGCTTTTCAATAAACGAAAGAAGTGTAGTAGTTGCCAATGACTGA
- a CDS encoding glycosyltransferase, whose protein sequence is MPRRLKIAFITSLDPNDKRSWSGISYYTKKALEKHCGDVYVLKIKNPFLILFYGKIKSYLTQKILRKRYNYKHSIILSKKYGKLFSEVLNKNKYDIVFAPAASTEMAFVKTTIPIVNLSDTTFFNMINYYPAFSNLLQISKKEGMEIEQRSLSQSSLLLYPSYWAAKSAIADYKIHPSKIHVIPLGANLEKIPTVEVLLKKQKAATCRLLFLGVNWNRKGGDIAFDTLLHLEKKGIQTELTICGCIPPPNIIHRNIKVIPFINKNEVGGQQQFFDLLLNSDFLLLPTRAECYGIVFCEASAFGLPSITTNTGGIESAIKNTKNGFLLPLNAGGVEYANIIMDNYCDDEKYYSLIKSTRKVFDTELNWDNWSIKVKEILEKYFSE, encoded by the coding sequence ATGCCTCGTCGATTAAAAATTGCTTTTATCACTTCATTAGATCCAAACGACAAACGTTCTTGGTCTGGCATTAGTTATTACACAAAAAAAGCATTAGAAAAGCATTGTGGTGATGTTTATGTTTTAAAAATAAAGAATCCTTTTTTAATTCTTTTTTATGGCAAGATAAAGTCGTACTTAACTCAAAAAATATTACGTAAAAGGTACAATTATAAGCACAGTATTATACTGTCTAAGAAATATGGCAAATTATTTTCGGAAGTGTTAAATAAAAACAAATATGATATTGTATTTGCTCCCGCAGCATCAACAGAAATGGCATTTGTAAAAACAACGATTCCCATAGTGAATCTTTCTGATACAACCTTCTTCAATATGATTAATTATTATCCGGCATTTTCAAATCTATTACAGATTTCGAAGAAAGAAGGAATGGAAATTGAACAGAGGAGCCTCAGTCAATCATCTTTGTTATTATATCCTTCTTATTGGGCAGCAAAATCTGCTATTGCAGATTATAAAATTCATCCATCTAAAATACATGTTATTCCTTTAGGTGCAAATTTGGAAAAAATTCCAACTGTTGAGGTACTTTTAAAAAAACAAAAAGCAGCTACGTGTAGGCTACTTTTTTTAGGCGTAAATTGGAATCGTAAAGGAGGAGATATTGCATTTGATACACTGCTGCATCTCGAAAAAAAAGGAATACAGACAGAATTGACGATATGTGGTTGCATCCCCCCTCCAAATATAATTCATAGAAATATAAAAGTGATCCCATTTATTAATAAAAATGAAGTTGGAGGGCAACAACAATTTTTTGATTTACTACTAAATTCTGATTTTTTATTATTGCCTACTAGAGCCGAGTGCTACGGAATCGTATTTTGCGAGGCAAGCGCGTTTGGTTTGCCATCCATTACAACAAATACAGGTGGTATTGAATCTGCTATTAAAAACACTAAAAATGGTTTTTTATTACCTTTGAATGCAGGAGGCGTTGAATATGCCAATATAATTATGGATAATTATTGTGACGATGAGAAATATTATTCTTTGATAAAAAGCACGCGAAAAGTTTTTGATACCGAACTAAATTGGGATAATTGGAGTATCAAAGTCAAAGAAATATTGGAAAAATACTTTTCTGAATAG
- a CDS encoding oligosaccharide flippase family protein → MYFNKTFKTDIAKNIIALTSATVIAQIVNFLFNIFLTRLYTPEEFGSLSIFLSLISFITVLSTAKFDVAIVASSSNEDAQKLFSLSFFVLLLITIISSLVISIVYLFNLSFYKGTEVHNWLFFLIPSVVMLTGTQICWMWNVRNKNFKKIAFVRIVEAVFNGSISVLLVSMCAKGLLFGVLFGQLSCFLILLYIVFSTWNFSTFVFPFHELKKTFIRYIQFPKINVLQGFLEIFQVSSFVILLANSFNSTIVGLYALGMRVLQVPARLLVLPISHVFFAEASEIYRNGGSLYRIVKKTIYKTALVALPLPIILFIAGPILFSFVFGKNWAEAGEYARIFSFWIFFDLIKAPVIQVASIVGKQHYILIFSILTSIIFLISFLGSVALFHNITATLWIVSISQSIMTFFLILIILKISK, encoded by the coding sequence ATGTACTTTAATAAAACTTTTAAGACGGATATTGCGAAAAATATTATAGCGCTAACTTCTGCTACTGTTATTGCTCAAATCGTAAATTTTCTTTTTAATATTTTTTTAACAAGGCTTTATACTCCAGAAGAGTTTGGTTCCTTGTCTATTTTTCTTTCGTTAATATCTTTCATAACAGTTTTGTCTACAGCTAAATTTGATGTAGCCATTGTTGCGTCTTCATCTAACGAAGATGCTCAAAAATTATTTTCTCTTTCCTTTTTTGTATTGCTACTAATTACGATTATCAGTTCACTCGTAATTAGCATTGTTTATTTATTTAACCTTTCATTTTATAAAGGGACAGAAGTTCACAATTGGTTATTTTTCTTAATTCCCTCTGTCGTGATGTTAACAGGTACTCAAATATGTTGGATGTGGAATGTCCGAAATAAAAATTTCAAGAAAATTGCATTTGTAAGAATTGTAGAAGCGGTATTTAATGGATCTATTTCTGTACTTCTTGTTAGTATGTGTGCAAAAGGACTTTTGTTTGGTGTCTTATTTGGACAGCTCTCCTGTTTTTTAATTTTACTATACATTGTGTTCTCAACATGGAATTTTTCAACTTTTGTATTTCCATTTCATGAACTAAAAAAAACTTTTATAAGATACATTCAATTTCCTAAAATAAATGTATTACAAGGCTTTTTAGAGATCTTTCAAGTAAGTTCATTTGTAATTTTATTAGCAAACTCTTTCAATTCTACTATTGTTGGTCTCTATGCTCTAGGGATGCGTGTATTGCAGGTACCTGCACGTTTACTTGTTTTGCCTATTTCTCACGTTTTTTTTGCAGAAGCATCTGAAATATACCGTAATGGAGGTAGTTTATATCGGATCGTAAAAAAAACAATCTATAAAACTGCTTTAGTTGCATTGCCTTTACCTATTATCCTTTTTATAGCAGGTCCAATTCTTTTTTCTTTTGTATTTGGCAAAAATTGGGCAGAAGCAGGCGAATATGCTAGGATATTTTCTTTTTGGATTTTTTTTGATTTGATAAAAGCACCCGTTATTCAAGTTGCTTCTATTGTTGGAAAACAACATTATATTTTAATATTTTCAATCCTTACGAGTATTATCTTCCTTATCTCCTTTTTGGGAAGTGTTGCTTTATTCCATAATATTACAGCAACATTATGGATTGTATCCATCTCTCAATCAATAATGACCTTTTTCTTAATACTAATAATATTAAAAATAAGTAAATAA
- the rny gene encoding ribonuclease Y, whose product MEINVITIVILIAAIIVGLGLGIFAASTFIRKSLESKAQNVLRDAETEAEVIKKDKILQAKEKFLQLKSEHEKVINERNGAIITAENRIKQKEGTVAQKIEELQRKQTEADAIKTNLTHQLELLTKKQDEVNKAHRKQVEQLEAISALSAEQAKTQLIESLKAEAKTDAMAHIKDVVDEAKLTANREAKKVVIQTIQRVATEHAIENSVSIFNIASDEIKGRIIGREGRNIRALEAATGIEIIVDDTPEAIILSGFDPVRREIARLALHQLVTDGRIHPARIEEVVEKTKKQIEEEIIEIGKRTTIDLGIHGLHPELIRMVGRMKYRSSYGQNLLQHSREVANLCATMAAEMGLNVKMAKRAGLLHDIGKVPDDSPEIPHAILGMQLAEKYKEKPEVCNAIGAHHDEIEMTDLISPIVQVCDAISGARPGARREVVEQYIKRLKDLEALAMSYQGVEKTYAIQAGRELRVIVASEKISDKAAETLSFDISQKIQTEMTYPGQVKVTVIRETRAVNFAK is encoded by the coding sequence ATGGAAATAAATGTAATAACTATTGTCATTCTGATTGCTGCAATAATTGTGGGATTGGGATTGGGCATTTTTGCCGCATCTACTTTTATCCGAAAAAGCTTAGAGTCGAAAGCGCAAAATGTGTTGAGAGATGCAGAAACAGAAGCGGAAGTGATTAAAAAGGATAAAATACTTCAAGCAAAAGAAAAATTTTTACAACTCAAATCGGAACACGAAAAAGTGATTAATGAACGTAACGGCGCCATTATTACTGCTGAAAACAGAATTAAACAAAAAGAAGGAACCGTTGCTCAAAAAATAGAAGAATTGCAACGTAAACAAACAGAAGCAGACGCGATTAAAACCAATTTGACGCATCAATTGGAATTACTCACCAAAAAACAAGACGAAGTAAATAAAGCACATCGTAAGCAAGTAGAACAATTGGAAGCGATTTCGGCTTTATCAGCAGAACAAGCAAAAACTCAATTGATCGAATCGCTGAAAGCGGAAGCAAAAACGGACGCGATGGCGCACATAAAAGATGTAGTGGACGAAGCGAAACTGACTGCCAATAGAGAAGCAAAAAAAGTGGTGATACAAACCATTCAGCGCGTAGCGACAGAACATGCGATTGAAAATTCTGTTTCTATTTTTAACATTGCCAGCGACGAAATTAAAGGACGCATTATTGGTCGCGAAGGAAGAAATATTCGTGCTTTAGAAGCCGCAACAGGAATTGAAATTATTGTGGACGATACTCCCGAAGCTATTATTTTATCGGGTTTTGATCCGGTAAGAAGAGAAATTGCACGTTTGGCATTGCATCAATTGGTTACGGATGGAAGGATTCACCCTGCCAGAATTGAAGAAGTGGTTGAGAAAACGAAAAAACAAATCGAAGAAGAAATTATTGAAATCGGTAAACGTACCACTATTGATTTGGGTATTCACGGGCTGCATCCTGAATTAATCAGAATGGTTGGAAGAATGAAATACCGCTCATCTTACGGACAAAATTTATTGCAACACTCACGAGAAGTTGCCAATTTATGTGCAACAATGGCAGCCGAAATGGGCTTGAATGTGAAGATGGCAAAACGTGCGGGATTGTTGCACGATATTGGAAAAGTGCCAGATGATTCACCGGAAATTCCGCATGCTATTTTAGGAATGCAATTGGCGGAAAAATATAAGGAAAAACCAGAAGTTTGCAATGCAATTGGAGCACATCACGATGAGATAGAAATGACCGATTTGATTTCTCCAATTGTACAAGTATGCGATGCTATTTCTGGCGCAAGACCAGGCGCAAGACGCGAAGTGGTGGAACAATACATCAAACGATTGAAAGATTTAGAAGCATTGGCGATGTCATATCAAGGAGTTGAAAAAACCTATGCGATACAAGCAGGACGTGAATTACGCGTTATTGTGGCGAGCGAAAAAATAAGTGATAAAGCAGCTGAAACATTGTCGTTTGATATTTCGCAAAAAATACAAACCGAAATGACATATCCCGGACAAGTGAAAGTAACGGTGATTCGCGAAACAAGAGCGGTTAATTTCGCAAAATAA